In Paraflavitalea devenefica, the following are encoded in one genomic region:
- the gldF gene encoding gliding motility-associated ABC transporter permease subunit GldF yields MWPVCKKEFRQFFSSLTGYIAIVAFLLLNGLFLFVFPDTNILDFGYATLDKFFELAPWILLLLIPAITMRSFADEFKGGTFELLQTKPLSRWQVVGGKYLGSLLVVLIALLPTLIYTFTILRLSETGGIDTGAITGSYVGLIFLVGVFVAIGICCSSFTNNAVVAFIVSAFVCFLLYSGFNAISRIPALEAGADYYVEMAGIDFHYRSVSRGVVDSRDIIYFLSVIGFFLVFTGRNLLKR; encoded by the coding sequence ATGTGGCCTGTTTGTAAAAAAGAGTTTCGTCAGTTCTTCAGTAGTCTTACCGGGTATATAGCCATCGTAGCCTTCCTTCTGTTGAATGGATTGTTCCTTTTTGTATTCCCGGATACCAATATCCTTGATTTTGGCTATGCTACACTTGATAAATTTTTTGAATTAGCCCCCTGGATCCTCTTATTGCTGATACCTGCCATTACCATGCGCAGCTTTGCCGACGAGTTTAAGGGCGGCACTTTTGAACTGCTGCAAACCAAACCGCTCAGCCGCTGGCAGGTGGTGGGGGGTAAATACCTCGGGTCCCTGCTGGTAGTACTGATTGCCCTGCTGCCTACGCTCATTTATACCTTCACTATCCTGCGCTTGTCGGAAACAGGCGGTATTGATACCGGGGCCATTACCGGCTCCTATGTCGGTCTTATTTTCCTCGTGGGGGTGTTTGTAGCCATCGGCATCTGCTGCAGCAGCTTTACCAATAATGCGGTCGTGGCTTTTATTGTCAGCGCTTTTGTTTGCTTTCTCCTGTACAGCGGCTTTAATGCCATCAGCCGCATTCCGGCGCTGGAAGCAGGGGCTGACTATTATGTGGAAATGGCCGGTATTGATTTTCATTACCGCAGCGTGAGCCGCGGTGTAGTGGACAGCCGGGATATTATTTATTTCCTGAGCGTGATCGGCTTCTTTTTGGTATTTACAGGGAGGAATTTGTTGAAACGATAA
- a CDS encoding BlaI/MecI/CopY family transcriptional regulator: MEDLTKTEERIMQVIWQLEKCFVKDIIDKLDDDPKPPYTTISSVVRILETKGFVGHKAYGKTHEYFPLVTREDFGKFSFKRMFREYFGGRPEKVLSFMIEEEHLSPADLEQLKKFIDQQ; the protein is encoded by the coding sequence ATGGAAGATCTCACCAAAACAGAAGAGCGCATCATGCAGGTCATCTGGCAACTGGAGAAATGCTTTGTGAAGGATATTATAGATAAGCTGGATGACGACCCCAAACCACCTTACACCACCATTTCCTCGGTAGTGCGCATCCTTGAAACCAAGGGATTTGTCGGCCACAAGGCATACGGCAAAACCCATGAATACTTTCCGCTTGTAACGCGGGAAGACTTTGGCAAGTTCAGCTTTAAACGCATGTTCAGGGAGTATTTTGGCGGCAGGCCCGAAAAAGTACTGTCGTTTATGATAGAAGAAGAGCACCTGAGTCCGGCCGACCTGGAGCAATTGAAAAAATTCATTGATCAACAATAA
- a CDS encoding M56 family metallopeptidase gives MNSLLQYLLNVSFSMLPFYLLYLLCFRRLTFFTWNRWYILGSLVISALIPLVSFQLGTHQYLPVQHLPFIPQPASTPVLSSVSSANAPATINWPQLLMIMYAGGVCITAVSLSASLFRIIRIIHNNPNRHERTHGYRIIKNSHVITNASFFGYIFLQPSLSEEEAFTVIMHEDVHARRYHTLDILLMECFKILLWFHPALYHYKKLLQQAHEFEVDRETALATDKKAYAHMLLKIQSHSYTSPLINGYSSSGIAQRIKMLFTERSKSPLKIFYLLVIPCLGFVSVYCSKKTTHVGPTQRHAAVTAATIANNNLVIRTGKELFLANCAACHTIEKDLTGPALAGIENRRTREWLYRFIRNNAELLGKGDSTALKVYNDWDKAPMNVFPNLSNKDIDAMLAYIRAAE, from the coding sequence ATGAACAGCCTTCTGCAATACCTGCTGAATGTTTCCTTCAGCATGCTGCCTTTTTACCTCCTGTACCTGCTCTGCTTCCGGCGCCTCACTTTCTTTACCTGGAATCGCTGGTACATCCTTGGCTCCCTTGTCATCAGTGCGCTGATCCCGCTGGTTAGTTTCCAATTGGGCACACACCAATACCTGCCGGTACAGCATCTGCCCTTCATTCCACAGCCGGCATCAACCCCTGTACTCTCATCTGTATCGTCTGCCAACGCCCCGGCAACGATAAACTGGCCACAGCTATTGATGATCATGTATGCCGGTGGCGTGTGCATAACCGCCGTCAGTCTCTCGGCAAGTCTGTTTCGCATCATCCGCATAATACACAATAACCCCAACAGGCATGAACGCACACATGGCTACCGCATTATTAAAAACAGCCATGTGATCACGAATGCTTCTTTCTTCGGTTACATCTTTCTGCAACCTTCACTCAGCGAGGAAGAAGCATTCACCGTAATAATGCATGAAGATGTTCATGCCCGCCGGTACCATACCCTCGATATCCTGTTAATGGAATGTTTCAAAATATTACTGTGGTTCCATCCAGCCCTGTATCATTATAAAAAATTATTGCAGCAAGCGCACGAATTTGAAGTAGACAGGGAAACAGCACTGGCCACCGATAAGAAAGCCTATGCCCACATGCTGTTGAAAATTCAAAGCCACAGCTATACTTCTCCACTGATCAATGGGTACAGCTCATCAGGCATTGCCCAAAGAATAAAAATGCTTTTTACAGAAAGATCAAAAAGCCCCTTAAAAATATTTTACCTGCTGGTCATTCCCTGCCTGGGGTTCGTGTCTGTTTATTGCAGCAAAAAGACTACGCATGTAGGCCCAACGCAAAGGCATGCCGCTGTAACAGCAGCAACGATCGCCAATAATAATTTGGTTATCAGGACCGGGAAGGAATTATTCCTGGCCAATTGCGCAGCCTGTCATACTATTGAGAAGGATTTGACTGGTCCCGCGCTGGCTGGCATTGAAAACCGGAGAACCAGGGAATGGCTCTACCGGTTTATCCGCAATAACGCTGAATTATTAGGAAAAGGCGATTCAACAGCGCTAAAAGTATATAACGACTGGGACAAAGCACCCATGAATGTTTTCCCCAACCTGAGCAACAAAGACATTGATGCCATGCTGGCTTATATACGCGCAGCAGAGTAA
- a CDS encoding IscS subfamily cysteine desulfurase: MPNLPIYLDYNATTPCDPQVVETMLPYFITQFGNAASRQHALGWQAEEAVDHARKQVAALIGADPAEIVFTSGATESNNLALKGAVEMYAGKGNHIITFVTEHKAVLDTCKHLEKQGALITYLPVDAKGMINLQELEAAITPATILIAIMYANNETGVIQPMQAISRIAKQHGVLFFSDATQAVGKVPVNVIADGIDLMSFSAHKMYGPKGVGALYIRRKNPRVKLAAQIDGGGHERGVRSGTLNVPGIAGFGKAAELCRLQLQAEGTRMRTLRNKLEKALLQLEGVQVNGDTEHRLPHVSNLAFAHVDGNALMLGFNKNIAVATGSACTSASMEPSFVLKALGLEDELARSSLRFSIGRFTTEEEIDYTIQKVTDTVNTLRSLSPLGHI; encoded by the coding sequence ATGCCCAACCTGCCCATATACCTCGATTATAATGCTACTACGCCCTGCGATCCGCAGGTAGTGGAAACGATGTTGCCTTATTTCATCACCCAATTTGGCAATGCGGCCAGCAGGCAGCATGCTTTGGGCTGGCAGGCAGAGGAAGCGGTAGACCATGCGCGAAAACAGGTAGCTGCTCTCATAGGCGCCGATCCGGCAGAGATCGTTTTTACTTCCGGCGCCACAGAAAGCAATAACCTGGCGCTAAAGGGAGCGGTGGAGATGTATGCCGGGAAAGGCAACCATATTATTACCTTCGTTACCGAACACAAGGCCGTACTGGATACCTGTAAGCACCTGGAAAAACAGGGCGCCCTGATCACCTACCTGCCCGTGGATGCAAAGGGCATGATCAACCTGCAGGAGCTGGAAGCAGCCATCACGCCAGCCACCATCCTGATCGCCATCATGTATGCCAATAATGAAACAGGCGTTATACAACCGATGCAGGCCATCAGCCGTATTGCCAAACAGCATGGTGTACTATTTTTCAGCGATGCCACACAGGCCGTGGGTAAAGTGCCGGTAAATGTGATCGCAGATGGTATTGACCTGATGAGTTTTTCGGCCCATAAGATGTATGGCCCCAAGGGCGTGGGCGCTTTGTATATACGCCGCAAGAATCCCCGTGTAAAGCTGGCCGCACAGATTGATGGCGGCGGACATGAACGGGGCGTGCGCAGCGGTACCCTGAATGTGCCCGGCATTGCAGGCTTTGGTAAGGCGGCGGAATTGTGCCGGCTGCAATTACAAGCTGAAGGGACACGCATGCGTACCCTTCGCAACAAACTGGAAAAGGCTTTATTGCAATTGGAAGGCGTACAGGTGAATGGCGATACGGAACATCGCCTGCCCCATGTATCCAACCTTGCGTTTGCCCATGTTGATGGCAATGCGCTGATGCTGGGCTTCAATAAAAATATTGCGGTAGCTACCGGCTCAGCCTGTACTTCTGCTTCCATGGAACCCAGCTTTGTGCTGAAAGCACTGGGACTGGAGGATGAACTGGCCCGCAGTTCCCTTCGCTTCAGCATAGGTCGCTTTACTACTGAAGAAGAGATTGATTATACCATTCAAAAAGTTACTGATACGGTTAATACCCTGCGTTCGTTAAGTCCATTGGGTCATATATAA
- the mce gene encoding methylmalonyl-CoA epimerase, with the protein MLKVEHIGIAVNNLAQSMPLFEKLLNTPCYKTEAVESEKVTTAFFRQGDTKIELLESTDPQGVIARFIEKKGEGIHHIAFEVTDIEAEMKRLQAEGFTLLNDTPKPGADNKLVCFLHPKGTNGVLVELCMERKE; encoded by the coding sequence ATGCTGAAAGTAGAACATATCGGCATTGCCGTAAACAACCTGGCGCAGTCCATGCCCTTGTTTGAAAAGCTGCTGAATACCCCCTGCTACAAAACAGAAGCGGTAGAAAGTGAAAAGGTGACGACCGCTTTTTTCCGGCAGGGTGACACCAAGATAGAACTGCTGGAAAGCACCGACCCACAGGGTGTTATTGCCCGCTTCATAGAAAAGAAAGGGGAGGGTATTCACCATATCGCTTTTGAGGTGACCGATATAGAAGCCGAAATGAAAAGATTGCAGGCAGAAGGCTTCACCCTGCTCAATGACACACCCAAACCTGGTGCTGATAACAAGCTCGTATGCTTTTTACACCCCAAAGGCACCAATGGCGTGCTGGTGGAGTTGTGCATGGAACGGAAAGAGTGA
- a CDS encoding cytochrome-c peroxidase — translation MTIRWTIRIVLFLILGTVCVHACKKSDHGGGAPTPLSFVIPSGFPDPAYTFATNPLTEQGFQLGRKLFYDGRLSRDGNFPCASCHQQFAAFATFDHNFSHGFNNQFTTRNAPPLFNVVWQKQTHWDGGILNLEVQPLAPLTAPNEMAEDINNVINKLSQDAGYKQLFKAAYGDETINSQRMLLALTQFVGSLVSADSKYDRVKKGMASFAQDEQMGYTIFQSKCTGCHAEPLFTDNSFRNTGLAADPTINDKGRMRITNNKADSLKFKVPSLRNLYVTFPYGHDGRFSSVNQALEHYNSGVQVSTTVDPLVKNGIPLSTNDKIYLQAFLRTLTDSTFIKNPRFAAPE, via the coding sequence GTGACCATAAGATGGACTATACGGATTGTACTTTTTCTGATACTGGGTACAGTATGCGTGCATGCGTGTAAGAAATCTGATCATGGCGGCGGCGCTCCTACCCCCCTCAGCTTTGTGATACCATCGGGGTTCCCCGATCCTGCCTATACTTTCGCTACCAATCCATTAACGGAGCAGGGATTTCAACTGGGCCGTAAACTGTTTTATGATGGCCGCCTGTCCAGGGACGGTAATTTCCCCTGCGCTTCCTGTCACCAGCAGTTTGCTGCTTTCGCTACTTTTGATCATAATTTTAGTCACGGGTTCAATAACCAGTTCACTACCCGTAATGCGCCCCCTTTATTCAATGTAGTATGGCAAAAACAAACGCATTGGGATGGCGGTATTCTCAATCTCGAAGTACAGCCTCTGGCGCCACTCACGGCACCCAATGAAATGGCAGAGGATATTAATAATGTGATCAATAAACTGAGCCAGGATGCCGGCTATAAGCAATTGTTTAAAGCAGCGTATGGGGATGAAACGATTAACAGCCAGCGCATGCTGCTGGCGCTGACGCAGTTTGTAGGGTCGCTGGTATCGGCTGATTCAAAGTATGACCGGGTGAAGAAAGGCATGGCCAGCTTTGCCCAGGACGAGCAAATGGGGTATACCATTTTTCAATCCAAATGTACCGGCTGCCATGCAGAACCTTTGTTTACCGATAACAGCTTCCGCAATACGGGCCTGGCAGCAGACCCTACCATCAATGATAAGGGCCGGATGCGTATTACGAATAATAAAGCTGATTCCCTCAAGTTTAAAGTGCCCAGCCTGCGCAACCTGTATGTTACTTTCCCGTATGGCCATGATGGCCGTTTCTCTTCTGTAAACCAGGCGCTGGAACATTATAACAGCGGGGTGCAGGTGAGCACTACGGTTGATCCACTGGTTAAAAATGGCATTCCTCTAAGTACGAATGATAAGATTTACCTGCAGGCGTTTTTGCGTACGTTAACAGACTCCACGTTTATTAAAAATCCCCGGTTTGCAGCGCCGGAATAG
- a CDS encoding MbnP family protein — protein sequence MQRNLRYITRYASILILFLLFIAVVVSCQKEIKFAPEEQADHNVVLRFKPVVQYDSVEMKFDTVTYKNFFKEPFTVSAFKFYIHGIELINTDSNKTYPVGFKKYFLIDFADTNSLKLKLTVLPYKYNRIAFMLGVDSSDNVSGAQTGALDPAKGMFWEWKTGYVMAKLEGKSPVSSGPANVFQYHIGGFTQAESVIKRITLLFPFGESVDMQPGSTTEINITADAYDWFNSPHDIRITTHSGIMSTGALAQQVAENYSKMFTVVEIIND from the coding sequence ATGCAAAGAAACCTGCGTTATATTACGAGGTACGCCAGCATCCTTATTCTGTTCCTGCTTTTCATAGCCGTTGTTGTTTCCTGCCAGAAAGAAATCAAGTTTGCCCCGGAAGAACAAGCCGATCACAATGTGGTGCTCCGTTTTAAACCGGTGGTGCAATATGATTCGGTAGAGATGAAGTTTGATACGGTTACTTATAAGAATTTCTTCAAAGAGCCTTTTACGGTAAGCGCCTTTAAGTTCTATATCCATGGCATTGAGCTGATCAATACCGATTCTAATAAAACGTACCCCGTAGGATTCAAAAAGTATTTCCTCATTGATTTTGCCGATACCAATTCCCTGAAGCTGAAGCTGACTGTATTGCCCTATAAATACAACCGTATTGCTTTCATGCTGGGCGTCGATAGTTCGGATAATGTAAGCGGTGCGCAAACAGGCGCCCTTGATCCGGCCAAAGGCATGTTCTGGGAGTGGAAAACCGGCTATGTTATGGCCAAGCTGGAAGGGAAATCCCCTGTCTCCTCAGGCCCTGCCAACGTGTTTCAGTACCATATTGGCGGATTTACCCAGGCCGAGAGCGTGATAAAAAGAATAACTTTGTTGTTCCCGTTTGGCGAAAGTGTGGACATGCAGCCGGGTAGTACCACGGAGATCAATATTACGGCCGACGCGTATGACTGGTTCAATAGCCCGCACGATATCCGCATCACCACGCATTCCGGCATCATGAGTACGGGTGCATTGGCGCAACAGGTGGCGGAGAATTATTCAAAAATGTTTACGGTGGTAGAGATCATTAATGACTAA
- the arfB gene encoding alternative ribosome rescue aminoacyl-tRNA hydrolase ArfB, with product MNKVDITREILFKTARSGGKGGQNVNKVETMVEGYFDINNSLILSEEQKGILVKKLGSKINSEGFLQVKSQVHRSQLENKQEVVKKMHALIEQALKKEKKRIATRPPAVVREKRLDSKKKQSSQKQNRQKIRPIDH from the coding sequence ATGAATAAGGTAGATATAACCAGGGAAATATTGTTTAAAACCGCCCGCAGCGGCGGTAAAGGCGGACAGAACGTGAATAAGGTAGAGACGATGGTGGAAGGATATTTTGATATTAATAATTCGTTGATACTGAGTGAAGAGCAAAAAGGAATACTGGTTAAAAAGTTAGGGTCAAAAATAAATTCGGAAGGGTTTTTGCAAGTAAAGAGCCAGGTTCACCGGTCGCAACTGGAGAACAAGCAGGAGGTAGTAAAAAAGATGCATGCTTTGATAGAGCAGGCACTAAAAAAGGAAAAAAAACGTATAGCTACCAGGCCTCCTGCTGTTGTCCGGGAAAAGCGGCTGGATTCAAAAAAGAAACAGTCGAGCCAGAAGCAGAACCGTCAGAAAATCCGACCTATTGATCACTAA
- the dtd gene encoding D-aminoacyl-tRNA deacylase: MRAVIQRVSQASVTIQHIIRSAIGNGLLVLVGIEDADTPEDIEWLSGKIVNLRIFNDANGVMNISVKENGGDILLISQFTLHAATKKGNRPSYIRASKPEVAIPLYEKMIAQLEKDLGKSIGTGEFGADMKVALLNDGPVTIVIDTKNKE, encoded by the coding sequence ATGCGGGCAGTTATACAGCGCGTCAGCCAGGCCAGTGTCACCATTCAACATATAATACGTTCTGCCATCGGAAATGGTTTGTTGGTATTGGTAGGAATTGAAGATGCCGATACCCCCGAAGACATTGAATGGCTTAGCGGCAAGATCGTAAACCTGCGTATTTTTAACGATGCAAATGGTGTCATGAATATATCTGTCAAAGAAAATGGCGGCGATATATTGCTCATAAGTCAGTTCACCCTGCATGCCGCTACGAAAAAAGGCAACCGTCCTTCCTATATCCGCGCCAGCAAACCCGAGGTGGCCATTCCTCTCTATGAAAAGATGATCGCCCAACTGGAAAAGGACCTGGGCAAATCCATTGGTACCGGCGAGTTTGGGGCCGATATGAAAGTGGCCCTGCTGAATGATGGCCCGGTAACCATTGTCATAGATACTAAGAACAAAGAATAA
- a CDS encoding nucleotide pyrophosphohydrolase — translation MELTLNEAQQQVDQWIKTVGVRYFNELTNLGILVEEVGELSRLMVRIYGEQSFKESDKNKNLADEMADVLWVLICLANQTGVNLTEALQKNFEKKNIRDANRHINNDKLK, via the coding sequence ATGGAACTTACACTCAATGAAGCCCAGCAACAGGTAGACCAATGGATCAAAACTGTTGGCGTACGCTATTTCAATGAGCTCACCAACCTGGGCATCCTCGTAGAGGAGGTGGGCGAGTTGAGCCGCCTGATGGTGCGCATCTATGGCGAACAATCCTTTAAGGAAAGTGATAAAAATAAAAACCTGGCCGATGAAATGGCCGATGTACTATGGGTGCTCATCTGCTTGGCCAATCAAACCGGCGTCAACCTCACCGAAGCCCTGCAAAAGAACTTCGAGAAAAAGAATATCCGGGATGCCAACCGGCATATCAACAACGATAAACTGAAATAA
- a CDS encoding glycine--tRNA ligase, with protein MAADTNKFQAIISHCKEYGFIFQSSEIYDGLSAVYDYGQWGSELKKNIRDYWWKSMTQMHENIVGIDAAIFMHPTTWKASGHVDNFSDPMIDNKDSNKRYRVDHLIEGYAEVLEKEGKKEAADALLATMESLLGKDDMAGLKKLIEDNKIKCTVSGTSNWTDVRQFNLMFSTQLGSVTDEASEIYLRPETAQGIFVNFLNVQKTGRMKIPFGIAQVGKAFRNEIVARQFVFRMREFEQMEMQFFIRPGTEGEWYEYWKAERLKWHLSLGVSPEKYRYHDHVKLAHYAKAACDIEYEFPIGFKEVEGIHSRGDFDLSQHQKYSKKKLQYFDNEINQNYVPYVIETSIGLDRTVLLILSEAYMEEDLSTPEKQDSRVVLKFPPKLAPIKLAVLPLLKKDGLPEIARQIMDECKSHFYCFYEEKDAIGKRYRRMDAIGTPFCVTVDHQTKEDNTVTIRYRDTMQQERIPVNKIREIVLNQII; from the coding sequence ATGGCAGCAGATACCAATAAGTTTCAGGCGATCATTTCGCATTGCAAAGAGTACGGCTTTATTTTCCAGTCCAGTGAGATCTATGACGGATTGAGCGCAGTATATGATTACGGCCAATGGGGCAGTGAATTAAAGAAAAATATCCGCGACTACTGGTGGAAGAGCATGACCCAGATGCATGAGAACATTGTAGGTATTGATGCCGCCATCTTCATGCACCCCACTACCTGGAAAGCCAGCGGCCACGTAGACAATTTCAGCGATCCCATGATCGACAACAAGGACAGCAACAAGCGCTACCGGGTAGATCATTTGATAGAAGGATATGCTGAAGTACTGGAAAAAGAGGGCAAAAAAGAAGCCGCCGACGCCCTGCTGGCTACCATGGAAAGCCTGCTGGGTAAAGATGATATGGCCGGACTTAAAAAGCTCATCGAGGACAACAAGATAAAATGTACTGTCAGCGGCACCTCCAACTGGACCGATGTACGTCAGTTCAACCTCATGTTCTCTACCCAGTTGGGCAGCGTGACTGATGAGGCGAGCGAAATTTACCTGCGTCCCGAAACGGCACAGGGCATTTTCGTGAACTTCCTGAACGTGCAGAAGACCGGCCGCATGAAAATACCTTTTGGTATTGCCCAGGTGGGTAAAGCATTCCGGAATGAAATTGTAGCCCGCCAGTTCGTTTTCCGCATGCGGGAGTTTGAGCAAATGGAAATGCAGTTCTTCATCCGCCCTGGCACAGAAGGCGAATGGTATGAATACTGGAAAGCCGAGCGCCTCAAATGGCACCTTAGCCTGGGCGTATCACCCGAAAAATACCGCTACCATGACCATGTAAAACTGGCCCACTATGCCAAAGCGGCCTGCGATATAGAATATGAATTCCCCATCGGCTTTAAAGAAGTAGAGGGCATTCACTCCAGGGGCGATTTTGACCTTAGCCAGCACCAGAAATACAGCAAAAAGAAGCTCCAGTACTTCGATAATGAGATCAATCAGAATTATGTTCCTTATGTGATTGAGACCTCCATCGGGCTCGACAGAACGGTATTGCTGATACTCAGCGAGGCCTATATGGAAGAAGACCTGAGCACACCTGAAAAACAGGATAGCCGGGTCGTATTAAAATTTCCGCCCAAATTAGCGCCCATCAAGCTGGCCGTGCTTCCGCTGCTTAAAAAAGATGGTCTACCGGAAATAGCCCGGCAGATCATGGATGAATGCAAATCGCATTTTTATTGCTTCTATGAAGAAAAAGATGCCATCGGTAAGCGCTACCGCAGGATGGACGCCATCGGCACCCCCTTCTGCGTAACCGTTGATCACCAGACGAAAGAAGACAATACTGTTACCATCCGGTACCGGGATACCATGCAACAGGAGCGAATCCCGGTAAATAAAATCAGGGAAATTGTTTTAAATCAAATTATTTAG
- a CDS encoding ferredoxin--NADP reductase, with amino-acid sequence MLQPWRTGKVIRITDETATTKRFWIQVPELEFFDFTPGQFVTLDLPIHEKPNKRWRSYSIASWPDGTNIFELVIVLLEGGAGTHYLFNEVKEGSELTLRGPQGVFVLPEPVDRDLYFICTGTGVAPFRSMSYHILNHQIPHQTIYLVFGCRKFGDALYAAELRDLETKVSSFRYIPTFSREAPGEHCTGYVHAVYEKICNENRFPAPDNPELLVPKPAYFFLCGWKDMIDEAKQRIQGLGYDKKSIHQELYG; translated from the coding sequence ATGTTACAACCCTGGCGAACCGGCAAGGTTATACGCATTACCGATGAAACGGCTACTACCAAACGTTTCTGGATACAGGTGCCGGAGCTGGAGTTCTTTGATTTTACACCTGGCCAGTTTGTAACATTAGACCTGCCTATACATGAGAAGCCCAATAAGCGCTGGCGTAGTTATTCCATTGCATCCTGGCCTGATGGCACCAATATATTTGAATTGGTGATCGTATTGCTGGAAGGCGGGGCAGGCACACATTATCTTTTCAATGAGGTGAAAGAAGGTTCTGAGCTAACGTTGCGCGGCCCGCAAGGGGTATTTGTGCTGCCGGAGCCCGTAGACCGTGACCTTTATTTTATTTGCACGGGAACAGGGGTAGCGCCGTTCCGCTCTATGAGCTATCATATCCTGAACCACCAGATACCACACCAAACTATTTACCTGGTCTTTGGCTGCCGCAAATTTGGCGATGCGTTGTATGCTGCCGAATTAAGAGACCTGGAAACGAAGGTGTCCAGCTTCCGCTATATCCCTACTTTTTCCAGGGAAGCGCCTGGTGAGCATTGTACAGGCTATGTTCATGCCGTATATGAAAAAATATGTAATGAAAACAGGTTTCCTGCGCCTGATAATCCGGAGCTGCTGGTGCCTAAGCCTGCTTACTTTTTTTTATGTGGCTGGAAAGATATGATTGACGAAGCCAAGCAGCGTATCCAGGGATTGGGATATGACAAGAAATCCATCCACCAGGAGTTATATGGTTAA